The following proteins are encoded in a genomic region of Streptococcus cristatus AS 1.3089:
- the rpsI gene encoding 30S ribosomal protein S9, whose product MSQAQYAGTGRRKNAVARVRLVPGTGKITVNKKDVEEYIPHADLRLVINQPFAVTSTVGQYDVFVNVNGGGYAGQSGAIRHGIARALLQVDPDFRDSLKRAGLLTRDARMVERKKPGLKKARKASQFSKR is encoded by the coding sequence ATGTCACAAGCACAATATGCAGGTACTGGACGTCGTAAAAACGCTGTTGCACGCGTTCGCCTTGTTCCAGGAACTGGTAAAATCACTGTAAACAAAAAAGATGTTGAAGAGTACATCCCACACGCTGACCTTCGTTTGGTTATCAACCAACCATTCGCAGTTACTTCAACTGTTGGTCAATACGACGTTTTCGTAAACGTTAATGGTGGTGGCTACGCTGGTCAATCAGGCGCTATCCGTCACGGTATCGCTCGTGCCCTTCTTCAAGTAGACCCAGACTTCCGCGATTCATTGAAACGCGCAGGCCTTCTTACTCGTGATGCTCGTATGGTAGAACGTAAGAAACCAGGCTTGAAAAAAGCTCGTAAAGCATCACAATTTAGTAAACGTTAA
- a CDS encoding SP0191 family lipoprotein: MKKLFILVISASVLLTGCVFPKYGKHRPKVPAESKVAKTSSSSSSSSSDSSTSASSESTAIVSKTLVGDLKGIHHRDTVTYRGDKLLKLRMELLSNLPEEASGAAATMSPEEMTAIIREGMESEPNYVEAKNMEGVTIEYSVTADKKLQAIVDLDFEKMDVAKAASLSFFKDLGLNDIKDASPSMFILGMKLGGLKEE; the protein is encoded by the coding sequence ATGAAAAAGTTATTTATTCTTGTTATTTCTGCTTCTGTATTATTGACAGGTTGCGTATTTCCAAAATATGGCAAGCATCGTCCGAAAGTTCCAGCTGAATCAAAAGTTGCTAAAACAAGTTCTAGCTCGAGCTCAAGCTCAAGTGACTCCTCTACGAGTGCTTCTTCTGAAAGTACAGCTATTGTCTCCAAAACCTTGGTCGGAGACCTCAAAGGCATCCATCATCGTGATACGGTGACCTATCGAGGAGACAAACTCTTGAAACTTCGAATGGAGCTGTTGAGTAATTTGCCAGAAGAAGCGAGTGGAGCTGCAGCTACTATGAGCCCAGAGGAAATGACCGCTATCATTCGAGAAGGAATGGAATCAGAACCAAACTATGTGGAAGCTAAGAATATGGAAGGAGTGACGATTGAATACTCCGTAACAGCTGATAAGAAATTACAGGCCATAGTTGATCTGGATTTTGAGAAAATGGATGTAGCGAAAGCAGCAAGCCTATCTTTCTTTAAAGACTTGGGGCTTAATGACATAAAAGACGCTTCTCCTTCAATGTTTATCCTAGGGATGAAATTGGGTGGCTTGAAAGAAGAATAA
- a CDS encoding DegV family protein — MTFKILTDSTADLPESWTQEHDVQVLGLTIQLDGQTYETVGPDKLTSEQLLAKMESGSKPTTSQINVGQFEDVFRQYAQEGTAVLYVAFASALSGTYQSAVMAREMVLEDYPEAIITILDTKAASMGEGLLVMKAVEARAAGQSLEQTADLIQSLVPRVKTYFLVDDLNHLMRGGRISKAAALMGSLVNIKPIIAVTADGSLDSVAKVRGKKKAQAEVVRMTLETISDPRVVVAYAGEKEVAETVKEQLLASGQITEVLILPLGPVISTHTGPGTLGLFSIGSELSD, encoded by the coding sequence ATGACCTTTAAAATTTTAACGGATTCGACGGCAGACCTGCCAGAAAGCTGGACTCAAGAACATGATGTGCAGGTTCTGGGCTTAACCATTCAGCTGGATGGCCAAACCTACGAGACTGTCGGACCGGATAAGCTGACCAGTGAGCAGCTTTTAGCCAAGATGGAGTCTGGCAGCAAGCCAACTACCAGCCAGATCAATGTCGGCCAATTTGAAGATGTTTTCCGCCAGTATGCTCAGGAGGGCACAGCAGTTCTCTATGTGGCTTTTGCTTCCGCCCTGTCTGGTACCTACCAAAGTGCAGTTATGGCGCGGGAGATGGTCTTAGAGGATTATCCTGAGGCAATCATCACAATCCTTGATACCAAGGCAGCTTCGATGGGTGAAGGGCTCTTGGTTATGAAGGCTGTAGAAGCTAGAGCGGCAGGTCAGAGCCTAGAGCAGACGGCAGACTTGATTCAAAGTCTGGTTCCTAGAGTAAAGACTTATTTCTTAGTAGATGACCTCAACCATCTTATGCGGGGTGGCCGTATTTCCAAGGCAGCGGCTCTTATGGGAAGCTTGGTCAATATCAAGCCCATCATCGCAGTCACAGCTGACGGAAGTCTGGATTCGGTCGCTAAGGTGCGAGGCAAGAAGAAGGCGCAGGCTGAGGTGGTTCGGATGACCTTAGAGACGATTTCTGATCCGCGGGTGGTAGTCGCCTATGCAGGTGAAAAAGAAGTTGCTGAAACTGTCAAAGAGCAGCTTTTAGCTTCTGGACAAATCACAGAAGTTCTCATCCTGCCTCTTGGTCCGGTTATTTCGACGCATACTGGTCCAGGTACCCTAGGACTCTTTAGCATTGGCAGTGAACTTTCAGACTAA
- a CDS encoding potassium channel family protein, which translates to MRRLKMLWHIIQVTGFTRFALSFVTFVFGSGGVLFLVEPAITNYGDGLWYAFVTSTTVGYGDLLAVTLIGRITSVFLTIYGLIFFGCLSAVIINYYTDLNKERGEDK; encoded by the coding sequence ATGAGACGTTTAAAAATGTTATGGCATATTATACAGGTTACGGGTTTTACTCGGTTTGCTCTGAGTTTTGTGACCTTTGTTTTTGGGTCAGGAGGCGTGCTTTTCCTAGTTGAACCTGCTATCACAAATTACGGAGACGGTCTTTGGTATGCTTTTGTGACTTCGACGACTGTCGGCTACGGGGATCTCCTAGCTGTGACCTTGATTGGAAGGATTACCAGTGTCTTCTTGACGATTTATGGGCTCATATTTTTTGGCTGTTTATCAGCTGTTATTATTAATTATTATACCGATTTAAATAAGGAAAGAGGAGAGGACAAATGA
- a CDS encoding ABC transporter ATP-binding protein — MKLIEVKKLSKSIRGKEILRHISFDIEEGDCVALIGPNGAGKTTLMDCLLGDKFLTSGQALVQGLKPTDNRLKEMVAVLPQENTVVGDLKVKELLAFFRSIYPNSLSEEEIDALLGFSDKQKNQLASKLSGGQKRLFSFILALIGRPKILFLDEPTSAMDTSTRQHFWEIVDQLKKQGVTIVYSSHYIEEVEHTADRILVLHKGELIRDTTPYAMRKEEQEKHFTLPLSYKEIVEKIAGVKEIEIKQKALSFATKDASQVWQILQEHGCTIEEIEVRNRTLMDSIFETTQE, encoded by the coding sequence ATGAAATTGATTGAAGTGAAAAAGTTATCTAAAAGTATTCGGGGGAAGGAAATCTTGCGTCACATTTCCTTTGACATTGAAGAAGGGGATTGTGTGGCTCTGATTGGCCCCAACGGAGCAGGCAAAACAACTCTAATGGACTGTCTCTTAGGCGATAAATTCTTGACTTCTGGTCAAGCGCTGGTTCAGGGGCTAAAGCCAACGGACAATCGCTTGAAAGAGATGGTTGCTGTTTTACCTCAGGAAAATACAGTGGTGGGGGATTTGAAAGTCAAGGAACTCCTCGCTTTCTTTCGTTCTATTTATCCTAATAGCCTGTCTGAAGAGGAAATCGATGCCTTGTTGGGCTTTTCTGACAAGCAAAAAAACCAGCTGGCTTCCAAGCTCTCTGGTGGTCAAAAACGTCTCTTCTCCTTTATCTTAGCCTTGATTGGCCGTCCAAAGATTCTCTTCTTGGATGAACCGACTTCGGCTATGGATACTTCGACCCGTCAGCATTTCTGGGAAATTGTGGATCAGCTCAAGAAACAGGGTGTGACCATTGTTTATTCTTCTCACTACATTGAAGAAGTGGAGCATACGGCTGACAGGATTTTGGTGCTTCATAAGGGAGAACTAATCCGCGACACCACGCCTTATGCCATGCGCAAGGAAGAGCAGGAAAAACACTTCACCCTGCCACTTTCTTATAAAGAAATCGTGGAAAAGATAGCTGGTGTGAAAGAGATTGAAATCAAGCAAAAGGCTCTATCTTTTGCGACCAAGGATGCCAGTCAAGTCTGGCAAATTCTGCAGGAGCATGGCTGTACGATTGAAGAAATCGAAGTCCGCAATCGAACCCTGATGGATAGTATTTTTGAGACGACACAAGAGTAA
- a CDS encoding integrase/recombinase, phage integrase family protein — protein MNVKLRLFLRSFYKLRYIGATLTKQAGVSLQPVSGALTHSDKQVTKAYVITADIANQTIRENCFYKSQKMTQRNFRETLDFLDPEKILECPQRLITPSILSVN, from the coding sequence ATGAATGTCAAACTGAGACTTTTTCTACGATCCTTTTATAAACTGAGATACATAGGAGCCACGTTAACAAAACAAGCTGGAGTTTCACTACAGCCTGTTTCTGGAGCCTTAACTCATAGTGATAAACAGGTAACAAAAGCATATGTAATTACAGCTGATATCGCTAATCAAACAATTCGTGAAAATTGCTTTTATAAATCTCAAAAAATGACTCAAAGAAATTTCCGGGAAACTCTTGACTTTTTAGATCCAGAGAAAATCCTTGAATGTCCGCAAAGATTAATAACTCCATCGATCCTGTCAGTAAACTAG
- the rpmB gene encoding 50S ribosomal protein L28 → MAKVCYFTGRKTVSGNNRSHAMNQTKRAVKPNLQKVTVLIDGKPKKVWASARALKSGKVERV, encoded by the coding sequence ATGGCTAAAGTATGTTACTTTACAGGTCGTAAGACTGTATCTGGAAACAACCGCTCTCACGCGATGAACCAAACAAAACGCGCTGTTAAACCAAATCTTCAAAAAGTTACTGTTTTGATCGACGGAAAACCTAAAAAAGTTTGGGCTTCAGCTCGCGCGCTTAAGTCAGGTAAAGTTGAACGCGTTTAA
- a CDS encoding Asp23/Gls24 family envelope stress response protein, with the protein MTVKINTKDGQIELTDDVIATIVGGAATEIFGVVGMASKNAIKDNFQALLGKENYAKGVVVKTSEDGGIAVDVYTVLSYGIKISEVSKNIQERVKFSLENQLGITAHTVNVYIQNIKVVGE; encoded by the coding sequence ATGACTGTAAAAATCAATACAAAAGATGGTCAAATTGAACTGACTGATGATGTCATTGCAACCATCGTCGGCGGCGCAGCAACCGAAATTTTTGGTGTGGTTGGAATGGCCAGCAAAAATGCAATTAAAGATAACTTTCAAGCTCTTTTGGGTAAAGAAAACTATGCCAAGGGTGTGGTAGTAAAAACGTCTGAGGATGGTGGTATTGCAGTTGATGTTTATACCGTTTTGAGCTACGGCATTAAAATCAGTGAAGTTTCCAAAAATATCCAAGAACGCGTTAAGTTTAGTTTGGAAAATCAACTTGGGATCACTGCCCATACAGTGAATGTCTATATCCAAAATATTAAAGTTGTAGGAGAATAA
- a CDS encoding CsbD family protein: MSIEEKFNQAKGSLKEGLGKLTGDTKTQAEGTAEKLASKAKEVAEDAKGAVEGAITGVKNIIKKDEE; encoded by the coding sequence ATGTCAATCGAAGAAAAATTCAACCAAGCTAAAGGTTCTCTCAAAGAAGGATTGGGCAAACTTACTGGCGATACAAAAACTCAAGCAGAAGGAACTGCTGAAAAACTAGCTTCAAAAGCGAAAGAAGTTGCTGAAGACGCAAAGGGCGCTGTTGAAGGTGCTATCACAGGCGTTAAAAACATTATCAAAAAAGACGAAGAATAA
- a CDS encoding TMEM175 family protein — translation MKKDRLIVLTDAVLAIIMTILILELEKPTTPSLEAFWDLRQNFFACFLSFFWLGSLWMALNTLWEKVEKISSEIIWWNLFLLLERQEFSLENFMPSKIPV, via the coding sequence ATGAAGAAAGACAGATTAATTGTATTGACAGATGCTGTTCTAGCAATTATTATGACCATCTTGATTTTAGAGTTAGAAAAACCAACAACACCAAGTCTTGAAGCTTTTTGGGATTTACGGCAAAATTTCTTTGCTTGTTTTCTTTCCTTTTTCTGGTTGGGATCGTTATGGATGGCACTAAACACATTATGGGAAAAGGTTGAGAAAATTTCCTCAGAAATTATTTGGTGGAATTTGTTTCTACTCTTGGAGCGGCAGGAGTTCTCTTTGGAGAATTTCATGCCATCCAAGATACCAGTCTGA
- a CDS encoding GNAT family N-acetyltransferase codes for MLSEENSLDVYAFEKENREYFERNLPPRPANYFDSEGFKEITRELLREQENHDVYMHLIRDSQGMMVGRINLSVLESDRKTAELGYRIGEKYTNLGYASEAVKLVLDKAFHTYGLNRIVTGTATDNLASKRVLLKNGFTFSRIIENDLQMNNGWVHTEMFEITNL; via the coding sequence TTGCTGTCTGAAGAAAATAGTCTAGATGTCTATGCTTTTGAAAAAGAAAATCGGGAGTATTTTGAGCGGAATTTACCTCCCAGACCAGCTAACTATTTTGATTCAGAAGGTTTTAAAGAAATTACAAGGGAATTGTTAAGGGAACAAGAAAATCATGATGTCTACATGCATCTTATTAGAGATTCGCAAGGCATGATGGTCGGAAGAATCAATTTAAGTGTTTTAGAGAGTGACAGAAAAACAGCAGAACTTGGATATAGGATTGGAGAAAAATATACTAATTTAGGTTATGCCAGCGAAGCGGTTAAACTCGTTTTAGACAAGGCATTTCATACTTATGGTTTAAATAGAATTGTTACAGGAACGGCAACGGATAATCTGGCCTCTAAGAGAGTGCTTTTAAAAAATGGTTTCACCTTTAGTAGGATCATAGAAAATGACTTACAAATGAATAATGGGTGGGTGCATACAGAGATGTTTGAGATAACAAATCTATAA
- the rplM gene encoding 50S ribosomal protein L13, with protein sequence MNKTTYMAKPGEVERKWYVVDATDVPLGRLSAVVASVLRGKNKPTFTPHTDTGDFVIVINAEKVKLTGKKATDKVYYTHSMYPGGLKSITAGELRSKNAVRLIEKSVKGMLPHNTLGRAQGMKLKVFVGAEHTHAAQQPEVLDISGLI encoded by the coding sequence ATGAACAAAACAACATACATGGCTAAGCCAGGTGAAGTTGAACGCAAATGGTATGTAGTAGACGCTACTGATGTACCTCTTGGACGCCTTTCTGCAGTTGTAGCAAGCGTACTTCGTGGAAAAAACAAACCAACATTCACACCACACACTGATACAGGTGACTTCGTAATCGTTATCAACGCTGAAAAAGTTAAATTGACTGGTAAAAAAGCAACTGATAAAGTTTACTACACTCACTCAATGTACCCAGGTGGTTTGAAGTCTATCACTGCTGGTGAACTTCGCTCTAAGAACGCTGTTCGTTTGATCGAAAAATCAGTTAAAGGTATGCTTCCACACAATACTCTTGGCCGTGCTCAAGGTATGAAGTTGAAAGTATTTGTAGGCGCTGAGCACACTCACGCTGCACAACAACCAGAAGTTCTTGATATTTCAGGACTTATCTAA
- a CDS encoding DUF421 domain-containing protein gives MSFFITIAIKLALGLVSLVFVINVTGKGNLAPSSATDQVQNFVLGGIIGGVIYNSSITILQYAVILIIWTILILLLKWLNTNVSYIKHLIDGKPTIIIKNGKLDPEACRSKGLSASDVALKLRSQGVFQLKEVKRAVIEQNGQLIIVRIGDENPKYPIITDGVVQLEILETIGKSEEWLMTELQKEGFENVSDIFIAEYDKGEINVVTY, from the coding sequence ATGAGCTTTTTTATTACAATTGCAATTAAGTTAGCTTTGGGACTTGTTTCCCTCGTTTTTGTCATCAATGTGACAGGTAAGGGAAATTTAGCACCAAGCTCTGCGACAGACCAAGTACAAAACTTTGTTCTCGGTGGCATTATCGGCGGGGTCATTTACAACAGCTCCATTACTATCCTTCAATATGCAGTCATCCTAATCATCTGGACCATTCTGATTTTGCTCTTAAAATGGCTGAACACCAATGTTTCCTATATCAAACATCTGATTGATGGGAAGCCAACCATTATCATCAAAAACGGAAAACTAGATCCTGAAGCCTGCCGTTCAAAAGGGCTATCCGCATCAGACGTCGCTTTGAAATTACGCTCCCAAGGAGTCTTCCAATTGAAAGAAGTCAAAAGAGCCGTTATCGAGCAAAATGGTCAATTGATTATCGTAAGAATTGGCGATGAAAATCCAAAATATCCAATCATTACCGATGGGGTTGTCCAACTTGAAATTTTAGAAACTATCGGCAAGTCAGAAGAATGGTTGATGACCGAACTCCAAAAAGAAGGCTTTGAAAATGTCTCCGATATCTTCATTGCAGAGTATGACAAGGGCGAAATTAATGTGGTGACCTATTAA
- a CDS encoding LytTR family DNA-binding domain-containing protein has translation MKVRIELDDRLADTELVIRVSRIDERIQKIQDALNEATAPAILFYKENSEYFVDLAEILFFETDGAKIFAHARNDAYEVKLKLYELEELLPRYFCRISKSTIANARAIYSLEKSFSGTSSVQFSETHKKVHVSRHYYQLLKEKLSEVR, from the coding sequence ATGAAGGTTCGGATTGAGCTAGACGATCGTTTGGCTGATACAGAATTGGTGATTCGAGTATCGCGGATTGATGAGAGGATTCAGAAGATTCAAGATGCTTTGAATGAAGCGACTGCTCCAGCTATTCTCTTTTATAAGGAAAATAGTGAGTATTTTGTGGACTTGGCGGAGATCCTCTTTTTCGAGACCGATGGAGCCAAAATCTTTGCCCACGCGCGCAATGATGCCTATGAAGTCAAGTTGAAACTCTATGAGCTAGAGGAATTACTGCCCCGCTATTTTTGCAGAATTTCCAAGTCAACCATTGCTAATGCTAGGGCGATCTATTCTCTAGAAAAGTCTTTCTCGGGTACCAGTTCCGTCCAGTTTTCTGAAACACATAAGAAAGTGCATGTTTCAAGGCATTATTATCAACTACTAAAAGAAAAGTTAAGTGAAGTGAGGTAA
- a CDS encoding LiaF transmembrane domain-containing protein — MKKTILGIGFLVLAGWVLLQGNFGIPVFNFNIWPLLLVGMFAYFALENFLERDFGAALIMTIIALIIANSVYHFLAISTGTLVMGGVLACIGLNMIFKPRRIWGVRYLSRKGLSTTEGEISFGSGTRYINSENFVHDKVECVFGSATVYFDNARILGDSASFDVEVAFSSATLYIPSNWQVELNVDNAFGTVVNPHNVNEKDKTLYVRGNVAFGSLKIVYI, encoded by the coding sequence ATGAAAAAAACAATTCTAGGTATCGGATTTTTGGTCTTAGCGGGCTGGGTTTTGCTTCAAGGAAATTTCGGTATTCCTGTCTTCAATTTTAATATCTGGCCCCTGCTTTTGGTCGGCATGTTTGCGTATTTTGCCTTGGAAAATTTCTTGGAGCGAGATTTTGGGGCTGCTCTGATCATGACGATTATTGCTCTGATAATTGCTAATTCTGTCTATCACTTCTTGGCTATCTCCACAGGCACCTTGGTAATGGGTGGTGTTTTGGCCTGCATTGGGCTTAACATGATTTTCAAGCCAAGAAGGATCTGGGGTGTTCGTTATTTGTCTAGAAAGGGTTTGTCTACAACAGAAGGAGAGATTTCTTTTGGCAGCGGCACTCGCTATATCAATTCGGAGAATTTCGTCCATGATAAAGTAGAATGTGTTTTTGGTAGTGCAACTGTATATTTTGATAATGCCAGAATTTTAGGCGATTCTGCTAGTTTTGATGTGGAAGTAGCCTTCAGTAGTGCGACGCTTTACATTCCAAGTAACTGGCAAGTAGAGCTAAATGTGGACAATGCTTTCGGTACAGTGGTCAATCCGCATAATGTCAATGAGAAAGACAAGACTTTATATGTGCGCGGTAATGTTGCCTTTGGATCTTTGAAGATTGTTTACATTTAA
- a CDS encoding DUF389 domain-containing protein, which yields MTANYSTREYREKLYDDLHVRSRDIAILMCAIFIASIGLNMNSTAVIIGAMLISPLMTPIVGLGLGLAIFDTRLVKQALGVLLTQVFVSLLVSTLYFWITPLSYASSELIARTSPTIWDVLIAIAGGIAGVIGSRKKEANNIVPGVAIATALMPPICTAGYGLANGNVRFLFGALYLFLINCVFIMLANIIGAKILMRKSPLTSFKELSIKMKIGLISLIVLLVVPAGYSAVTLTIEQARKEGVKQFVGKEFANYTVINQVYKSRDNELVLTIVGDPISEEELEIIHQKQASYGIQSVQLKVNQVHNSTKLDSEATKEFYETIDKYIDQKLSEKDSQKDLVKENEADKD from the coding sequence ATGACTGCCAATTATTCAACACGGGAATACCGTGAGAAATTATACGATGACCTTCATGTTCGATCGAGAGATATAGCGATTTTGATGTGTGCAATTTTTATTGCCTCTATCGGACTAAATATGAATTCAACAGCTGTTATTATAGGGGCCATGTTAATTTCACCTCTCATGACACCGATTGTTGGACTAGGATTAGGTTTAGCTATTTTTGACACTCGTTTAGTTAAGCAAGCTCTAGGGGTTTTACTTACTCAAGTATTTGTCAGTTTACTTGTATCGACTCTGTATTTCTGGATTACTCCCTTATCTTATGCAAGTAGCGAGTTGATTGCACGAACTTCTCCAACGATTTGGGATGTCCTAATTGCTATTGCCGGTGGGATTGCTGGTGTGATCGGTTCAAGGAAAAAAGAAGCAAACAATATTGTGCCAGGAGTAGCCATTGCTACAGCTCTGATGCCACCTATCTGCACTGCCGGCTATGGTTTAGCTAATGGAAATGTACGATTTTTATTTGGTGCTCTCTATCTTTTCTTGATTAACTGTGTCTTTATAATGCTAGCCAACATTATAGGAGCAAAAATTTTAATGAGAAAATCTCCCTTAACTTCATTCAAAGAGCTAAGCATTAAAATGAAAATTGGTTTGATATCTTTGATTGTATTATTGGTTGTTCCAGCCGGTTATTCGGCAGTTACTCTGACTATAGAACAAGCGCGAAAAGAAGGTGTCAAACAGTTTGTAGGAAAAGAGTTTGCCAATTATACGGTCATTAATCAAGTCTACAAGTCAAGGGACAATGAATTGGTCTTGACAATTGTTGGTGACCCGATTTCAGAAGAAGAATTAGAAATAATTCACCAAAAACAAGCCTCTTACGGTATTCAATCTGTTCAATTGAAAGTCAATCAAGTCCATAATTCGACAAAATTAGATAGTGAAGCGACCAAGGAATTTTATGAAACCATTGACAAGTATATCGATCAAAAACTCTCTGAAAAGGATTCGCAAAAAGATCTCGTAAAAGAAAATGAAGCAGACAAGGATTGA
- a CDS encoding DAK2 domain-containing protein: MSNITTSLFQEMVQAASTRLNKQAEYVNSLNVFPVPDGDTGTNMGMTIENGAKEVADKSASTVGEVAAIFAKGLLMGARGNSGVITSQLFRGFSQSVKGKDELDGQALALAFQSGVEVAYKAVMKPVEGTILTVSRGAAIGAKKKAEATNDAVEVMKAALEGAKAALAKTPDMLPVLKEVGVVDSGGQGLVFIYEGFLSALTGEYIASEDFQATPATMTEMINAEHHKSVAGHVATEDITFGYCTEIMVALKQGPTYVKDFDYDEFRNYLNELGDSLLVVNDDEIVKVHVHTEDPGLVMQEGLKYGSLVKVKVDNMRNQHEAQLEKEEKAIKPAEEKEYAIIAVVAGDGLAEIFKAQGVDYIISGGQTMNPSTEDFIKAVDQVNARNIIFLPNNKNIFMAAQSAAEVLEQPTTVIETRTLPQGLTSLLAFDSGKTIEENHERMTAALSDVISGSVTTAVRDTTIDGLEIHENDNLGMVDGKILVSNPDMLTTLKATFAKMLDEDSEIVSIYIGEDGDEELANGLAQDLMEEYEDLEVEIHQGNQPVYPYIFSVE; this comes from the coding sequence GTGTCAAATATTACTACTAGTTTATTTCAAGAAATGGTGCAGGCGGCATCAACTCGTTTAAATAAACAGGCTGAATATGTCAATTCTTTAAATGTTTTCCCAGTTCCAGATGGTGACACAGGAACCAATATGGGCATGACCATTGAAAATGGTGCCAAAGAAGTAGCTGATAAGTCAGCTTCAACAGTTGGTGAAGTGGCCGCTATCTTTGCCAAGGGACTCTTGATGGGTGCGCGTGGGAACTCTGGTGTTATCACGTCTCAGCTCTTCCGTGGTTTTTCACAAAGCGTAAAAGGAAAAGATGAGCTTGACGGACAAGCTTTGGCTCTTGCCTTCCAGTCTGGTGTAGAAGTAGCCTATAAGGCTGTTATGAAGCCAGTTGAGGGAACAATTTTGACCGTTTCTCGTGGTGCGGCCATCGGTGCTAAAAAGAAAGCTGAAGCGACAAATGATGCTGTCGAAGTTATGAAAGCGGCTCTTGAAGGAGCAAAGGCTGCCCTTGCTAAAACGCCAGATATGTTACCAGTCCTCAAGGAAGTTGGTGTTGTGGACTCTGGTGGTCAAGGTTTGGTCTTTATCTATGAAGGCTTCCTTTCTGCCCTGACTGGCGAATATATCGCATCAGAAGATTTCCAAGCGACTCCAGCTACGATGACTGAGATGATCAATGCTGAACACCACAAATCTGTAGCGGGCCATGTGGCGACAGAAGACATCACTTTTGGTTATTGTACAGAAATCATGGTGGCTTTGAAGCAAGGACCAACCTATGTCAAGGACTTTGACTATGATGAATTCCGTAATTATTTGAATGAGCTTGGTGATTCCTTGCTGGTAGTTAATGATGATGAAATCGTGAAAGTGCACGTTCATACAGAAGATCCAGGTCTGGTCATGCAAGAGGGACTGAAGTATGGTAGCCTTGTCAAGGTAAAAGTGGACAACATGCGCAACCAGCACGAAGCCCAGCTTGAGAAGGAAGAAAAAGCTATCAAGCCAGCTGAAGAAAAAGAATACGCTATTATCGCCGTAGTAGCTGGTGATGGCCTTGCTGAAATCTTCAAGGCTCAGGGTGTGGACTATATTATTTCTGGTGGTCAGACTATGAACCCTTCTACAGAGGACTTTATCAAGGCTGTTGACCAGGTGAATGCGCGCAATATCATTTTCCTACCTAACAATAAAAATATCTTCATGGCGGCTCAATCTGCGGCAGAAGTGCTTGAGCAACCGACGACTGTCATTGAGACACGTACGCTTCCTCAAGGTTTGACAAGTCTTTTGGCCTTTGATAGTGGAAAAACTATCGAAGAGAACCATGAGCGAATGACAGCGGCTTTGAGCGATGTGATTAGTGGTAGTGTTACGACAGCGGTTCGTGATACGACCATTGATGGCCTCGAAATCCATGAAAATGATAACTTGGGTATGGTTGATGGCAAAATCCTTGTGTCAAATCCAGATATGTTGACAACTCTGAAGGCAACCTTTGCGAAGATGTTGGATGAGGACAGTGAAATTGTTTCCATCTATATCGGTGAAGATGGTGACGAGGAATTGGCAAATGGCTTGGCTCAAGATCTGATGGAAGAATATGAAGATCTAGAAGTTGAGATCCACCAAGGAAATCAGCCAGTTTATCCATATATTTTCAGTGTAGAATAA